The genomic interval ATGGGATTTCGCTTAGTACGATCCGGCAGGAAGAAAAAGACGGACACGCACGGCTTATTGTGGTCACACACACGGCCCTTGAGGCGGACTTGGAAAAAACCGTTGAAAATATCAAGAATTCCGATGCCGTTAAGCAGATCAGCAGTGTGATTCGTTTGGTGGGGGAGTAATCGTAACTTATGAGTATTGAGCTTGAAGTAGGCAAAAAGGTCTCGGTCACCGTCCCAGCCTCCTCCGCCAACCTAGGTCCTGGTTTTGACACATTAGGGCTGGCAGTGTCGCTGTATGACACGGTTGAGGTGGAAGTTGTCGCCTCAGGTCTGAGCGTGGAAGTCTTTGGCGAGGGGCAGGGGGAGCTGCCATTAGACGGTTCTCACCTCGTGGTGAAAGCACTGCGTGCTGGGCTTAAGGCAGCGGATGCGCACGCTCCCGGGCTGAAGGTGGTGTGTCATAATTCCATTCCACAGTCTCGTGGTCTGGGTTCTTCCGCAGCTGCCGCAGTAGCTGGTGTGTGCGCTGCTAATGGCTTAGCCGGTTGTCCTTTAAGCGATGAACAGTTGGTACAGCTGTCGTCTGCTTTTGAAGGTCATCCAGATAATGCGGCGGCGTCTGTGCTAGGGCAGGCTGTGGTCTCATGGACTGAGATTCCGGTAGATGGTAAAACAGAGCCTCAGTATAGGGCGGTTACTATCCCTGTTGCCGAGTCGATTATGGCGACTGCGCTTGTGCCAAACTTTCATGCGTCGACAGAGGCTGTCCGCCGCGTTCTTCCTACGGATGTGACTCACTTGGACGCACGATTCAATGTGTCCAGGTGTGCGGTGATGACTGTCGCTTTGCAGCATCACCCAGAGCTCTTGTGGGAGGGGACACGCGACAGATTGCATCAGCCCTATCGTGCCGACGTATTGCCCGTAACTGCAGAGTGGGTTAATCGGCTGCGCAATAAGGGGTACGCTGCGTATCTTTCGGGCGCGGGCCCGACCGTAATGGTGCTATCCACAGAGCCGGTCGATGAGTCTGTGCTTAACGACGCCCGTGAGGCCGGCTTGCGCGTGCTCCCTCTGGAGGTTGCTCAGCCGGTGTCCGTCACTGTTTCCTAGCGGCGCTCAGCGTCATTATTGATCTTGACGGCGCAGTACGTAGGATCCTGGTCTGGCTCGAGGCTGACATCAAGGTCCGTATTGAGGACTAAAGCCTGGAGCATTCCGTCGTGGACGGCGCAGAGAAAGCTGGTGGGTTTTTCATTGCCCGTGATAAAGGGGCATGAGTAGAGGCGTAGTTCATCTTCATGCTCAATAGGGTCAAAACCCATGAGGCGGAGACGTCGAGCGAGGATCGCAGGGGTTTTTCGTGGGTGGCAGGTCTTGTGCATGACCTGTCCCCATTCAAGACCTATTTCTCTGGCTAGTTCCAGGGAAGCATTATCGTCTGCGAGACGCTGCGCGAGAATTCTGATAAGAGTTACGTATTCCGAGGCCACGGCCCTATTGTCAGGAATCCTGGATCGGTAGACTAGCGAGGGGCGTCCTCTGCCCTTACTAGGAGCGGGGACAGTTTGTATCGCCTTGCGTTCTAAAAGCTCATCTAAGTGGCCGCGAGCGGTATTGATATGCATGCCAAGGGTGGCGGCGAGTTCTTGGATTTTGGCGCCGTCTTCAAAACTTGCGACAGTGTCTAATACATCGCGTTGTCTTTGGCTAAGGCTTAGGGCCTCGGGGAAAAGTTCTGTGGTAGGGCGGGGCGCTCGCTGGCTCATGGATTGTCCTCATCTAACAAACCTTGACACAAATGGAAATGACGCACCCTAGCTGAGAATGCTCTTGGTGCGTGGTTTGTAACGTCTATTTCTAGCATAAAAGACGTCTTGTATCACTTCCACTTACACCTATGGTGCAGGTCACATAACTTTGGGGTTGGTAAGGCCCGGTGGTTGGCTGCTGGCTCCGCCCAGCGAACTCATGGGGCTTTGATCAGATTATTGAGGAGAATCCTCATCGGAATGACCTGGACCGAGCAGTGAGATGATTTCATAATCACCGTCGGCAACGTGCTTCCGTAGGTCGATTTTGTCAAACTTGCCTACGGAAGTTTTATCGATGGAGTCAACGAAGGCCCAATATTCCGGGACCATCCAGTTAGGGAAGGTATCGCGGAGTCGTGAGCGGAGGCGTTCTGCTGTTTCGTGATTGCGGGGAATGTCTGGGGAGACCACAGTGACAGCGAGGGGGCGTTCGCCCCACTTGGGGTCTGGGTAGCCGATTACTGCGGCTTCGACAACCACGGCTGCTGCCATAATTTCATTTTCGAGCATTGCGGAGTAAATCCACTCGCCGCCTGATCGAATAACATCCCTAGCTCTGTCATGAATGGTGAGGAAGCCGTCTCGGGTTACGGAACCTACGTCACCAGTACGTAACCAACCATCGGAAGTAAATTGCCCGGGGGCGTCTTCCACGTGGTGGTCGCGGAACATTGAAGCGGGACCTGTGCCTTCTTCAGAATGTGAATGATAATAACGGGTTGTCACCCAATTTCCGCGCACCTGGATTTCTCCCTGGTTGCGGTCGGTAGCGCTCATAACTTCGCCATCGCTAACAACGCGATATTCCAAGGAAGCAGGGAAGCGACCCTGACTTACTCGATAACTTCGCCGCGTTTCGCCAGAAACACCTGATGGCGGGCGCGCAACTGTCCCTATGCCGAGTGTTTCTGTCATTCCCCAGATATGCACTACATCAACGCCGTAGCGTTCTTCCCACAATTTGATCAGAATAGGAGGCACTGCGGATCCTCCAACATAGATCTCTTGTAAACTCATGCGCTCTGGAGAATGGCGCATATAGTGCACCATGAGCTGAATCCACAGAGTTGGCACTCCATGCGCGACTCGAGGAAGAGCTGTGGCAATGATCTTTGCTAGAGAAGGACCGGATACATCTGCGCCAGGGAACACTAATGGCGTTCCGGACATAAAAGCAGCGACAGGAACACACCAGCTTAGGATGTGATAAAGCGGCACACAACAGAGGAACGATTGTCCGTGCGTAACTGCTAAAGAATCTGTCGTTCGTAGATTCATGCATTGCAAGTAAAGGGCACGGTGGGAGTAAACAACTCCTTTGGGGGCTCCAGTGGTACCGGTGGAGTAACAGATGGCAACCGCATTATTTTCTTCGATGACTGGCCAATCATAAATTGTACTTCGGCCATCTAAAAGGGCTTCGTAGGAGTAGCATGTGATGTTATTAGGGATAAAGCGCGCTGCTGCTGCAATATCATCACGGCCGATAAAAATTACTGAACGGACTGAGGGGCAGCCTTCGTTCAAAATAGTGCCTAACTGTTTGGCTAGCCGTTGATCGGCGACAATAACCTGATCTTCTGCATGGTTGATGATATGGCGAATTTGATCGTTCATCAGTTGCTTGTTGAGCGGATTAAAGACAGCTCCCATGCAGCCCACTGCGAAGAGTGTCTCTAGATGCTCTGCGCAGTTATACATCATTGATGCTATGCGTTGGTCAGCGGTAATCCCCAGTTCATCGTGGAGGGCGTGTGCAAGGGCTGCAGCGCGAGCCGCAATCTCAGCAAAGGTGGTTTCTTGCATAGCGTCGCCCTCAAATGTGGACACTTTAGTTTCGGCATGAATCTTTGATCCATAGGTGAGGATTTGAGCAAGGTTAAGCGGAATAGGCTGCATCGTACTGAGCATGACTTACACCATAGTTGCGAAAATTGCCTCGAGTTCACCTCACACGCATTTATGCGTTAGACTGCGTTACGAGCTTCACATAATCTTTTGTGCTGACCGCGTTTCGCTGAGTAGTAACCCGAGACGCAGTGCTCAGTTCCCGCTTTAGAAGTTCACCACCGAATTGCTGCCAAGGCCGCGCCGGCGGGGCAATGTTTCCTCGTATGTGTGCGTTCTTAACGCATTCGGTAGGGATTCTCGGGCATCTACGCCATCAGTACCTGAATCCAGTTAATTCCACAGCATGCTTTCCAGTGGTGGTCACTTGGTTGAACATTTTCCCGGTGGCTTCTTTTTCCTCTGGTAAAGGCGATGAAAGGACATCTGTGACAACAACAGATAACGGCGCACAGCGTAATCTTGCTGCATTGCGTCTGCCCGAGCTGCGTAAGATCGCCGCTGAAATGGGTCTAAAAGGCACCTCTGCACTACGCAAAGGTGATCTCATTGCCGCGATTAGCGGCGCGCAGGGGGGAAAGGCTGCACAAGGCGGACGTAGTACCGCATCTGTAGCAAAGCACACGGCACAAACAAAATCTACGCCAAAGGTGGAGAAGGATTCTGCACCTGTAGAAAACTCAGCTGCAGAGGCGTCTAAGGCCCAACAAGAAAAGGCTGATCAGGCTCCAGCTAAAGAACCAAAGACACGTCGTCGTCGAGTGCTGAAGACAACGGGAACCACCGAGGCTGCAAAAGACGTGGTTTCCAATGAGTCCATTGCACAGGCGTCTGCGCCCGTGGAAGAAGAAAAGCCGCGCCGTCGTCGCGCGACTCGTCGTGTAGAAACTCCTTCAGAGAAGCATGGCTCTGCAGAAAGCTCCTCACAGGACAAAGCGGACGTGTCCGCTGACGTGAATGATGGGGCAGCGGGAGCCGTGGAACATGGCGATGCTGATGATGAAAACCGCTACGAATCGCGCTCAGCTGCTCGACGCGCTCGTCGTAACCGCGCTCGGCGGGAGCACCGCGAGGACCGGCAGGTTTCTCAGCGAGAAGATAATCGCTCTGAGAATGATCAGAACTCCCACGATGGGGAACGTCGTAAAGACGCACCCGTTGATAGCGTGAAAGCAGAGGAACGTCGGGAAGCTTCTGAGCATCAGGCTGCAGATCAGCAGCAGGTTCGGGAATCCCGTGAGAGCTCTGACAACGAGCATCCTCGTCAGCGCAATGGTCGCCATCATGAGCGGGGCGAGCGCGGTGACCGAGGTGATCGTAATCGTCGGAATCGCCGTAACCGACGCGGTCGTGATCGTGACGATAACCGAGATAACACCAACATTGAGCCTCGTGAAGACGAAGTTTTGCAGAACATCGCCGGCATCCTCGACATCGTGGATAGCAATGTCGCTTTTGTTCGCACGTCGGGTTACCATGCTGGTCCTGCAGACGTCTACGTGAATAACCAGATGATTCGTCGCTTGGGCCTACGTGCCGGCGATGCCATCGTTGGCCAGGTTCGGATGAATGGCGATAATAGCCATGGTGGACATCATGGGCACAACCGTGGACGCAACCGTCAAAAGTACAACCCGTTGGTTCGCGTTGAATCTGTCAACGGCATGTCCATAGAGGAAGCTAAGGCACGTCCGGACTTCTCTAAGCTCACGCCGCTGTACCCGAACCAGCGACTGCGTTTGGAAACCGAACCAAAGATCCTTACCACTCGTGTGATCGACTTGATCATGCCTATTGGTAAAGGTCAGCGTGCGCTTATCGTGTCTCCGCCGAAAGCTGGTAAGACTACGATTTTGCAGAACATCGCTAACGCCATCGCCACAAATAACCCTGAGTGCTACTTGATGGTGGTGCTTGTCGACGAGCGTCCTGAGGAAGTCACCGACATGCAGCGCTCCGTCAAGGGCGAGGTTATTGCCTCCACCTTCGATCGTCCGCCAAGCGAGCATACCGCTGTAGCTGAGTTGGCAATCGAGCGTGCTAAGCGACTCGTAGAGCAAGGACAAGATGTCGTGGTGCTCCTCGATTCCATCACGCGCCTTGGCCGTGCTTACAACAACTCTTCTCCTGCTTCCGGCCGTATCCTGTCCGGTGGTGTGGACTCGAATGCCCTCTACCCACCAAAGCGTTTCCTAGGCGCAGCTCGTAACATCGAAAATGGTGGCTCTTTGACCATCATCGCTACTGCGATGGTAGAAACTGGGTCTGCAGGCGACACCGTGATCTTTGAGGAATTCAAGGGAACCGGTAACGCAGAGCTCAAGCTGGATCGCAAGATCTCGGAGCGCCGCGTATTCCCAGCAGTGGATGTTAATCCGTCAGGAACTCGTAAAGATGAGCTTCTTCTGGTTCCTGAGGAAGCCCGCATCATGCACAAACTGCGCAGGATTCTTGCAGCCTTGGATAATCAGCAGGCCATCGATCTGCTGATCAAGCAGCTCAAGAAGACTAAGTCCAACGGTGAGTTCTTGATGCAGATTGCATCGAGTGCCCCGATGGCTGCAGACGCTGAGGAGGAGTAATGGCCCAGGTATCAGCAGTCGACGACATCGTCTCGGAGTACCAGGGAATTGAAGCTCAGATGGCTGACCCAGAAACAATGGGCGACCAGATGTTGTTCCGGAAATTATCCAAGCGCTACTCTGAGCTGCAGCCGATCATCAATGTGAATAACAAACTGGTGCAGGCCAGGGATGATCTGGAAGTAGCTAAAGAGATGGCTCACGAGGATCATGAGTTCCAAGACGAGGCAGCTCGTCTGGAATCTGAGGTTGTGGTTCTTGAGGAACAGCTCGCTGACCTTCTCGCGCCTCGCGATCCGCATGACGGAGACGACATCGTCATGGAAGTGAAGGCAGGCGCAGGCGGCGAAGAAGCTGCTTTGTTTGCTAGCGAGATTGTGCGTATGTATCAGCGCTATGCGGATAAGCATGGCTTTGCCGTTGAGGTTCTGGACTCCTCCGAATCTGATCTAGGAGGCGTGAAGGATATGACTTTGTCCATCCGATCAAAGACGCCTTCTCGTGATGGTGCCTGGAGCGTGTTCAAGTTTGAAGGCGGAGTTCATCGCGTGCAACGCGTTCCGGTTACTGAGTCACAAGGTCGCATCCAGACCTCTGCCGCAGGTGTGCTGGTGTACCCAGAGCCTGATGAGGTAGCGGAGATTGAGATCGATGATAAAGATTTGCGTATCGACGTCTACCGTTCCTCCGGTAAAGGCGGTCAGGGCGTGAACACGACTGACTCTGCTGTGCGTATTACCCACCTTCCTACGGGCCTTGTTGTTACGTGTCAGAAGGAACGCTCACAGATTCAGAACAAAGCTCGAGCCATGCAGGTTCTTGCTGCACGACTTCAGGCTATGGCTGAGGAACAAGCAGAGGCAGAAGCTGCTGAAGGACGTGCTGCTCAGATTCGCACGATGGACCGCTCCGAGCGTATCCGCACCTATAACTGGCCAGAGAACCGGATTTCAGATCACCGCATCGGATTTAAGGCAAACAACCTTGATTCAGTACTTAACGGTGAATTGGACGATTTGTTCACTGCACTGCGGGCCGCGGAGCGCGCGGAACGCTTGGAAGCTGAGTAAAATAATTTCGTGTTATTTACTTCTCTGAGAGACGCCGAGGCCACCCTGGAAGCAGCCGGGGTGGCCTCCCCGCGTAACGACGCTCAGATCCTAGCTGCACACCTGCTGCGATGCACCCCTATGGAACTGGGGCTACGCATGCGCGAACCGACTCCGGATCAATTCGAGGCCCTTGTAGCACGACGCGCGCAGCGTGAACCTTTGCAACACATCGTAGGAGAGGCATGGTTTGGCCCGCTTACTCTGAAGGTGGGGCCTGGGGTGTTTATCCCACGTCCAGAAACAGAAGTTCTTGC from Corynebacterium ulcerans carries:
- the thrB gene encoding homoserine kinase, yielding MSIELEVGKKVSVTVPASSANLGPGFDTLGLAVSLYDTVEVEVVASGLSVEVFGEGQGELPLDGSHLVVKALRAGLKAADAHAPGLKVVCHNSIPQSRGLGSSAAAAVAGVCAANGLAGCPLSDEQLVQLSSAFEGHPDNAAASVLGQAVVSWTEIPVDGKTEPQYRAVTIPVAESIMATALVPNFHASTEAVRRVLPTDVTHLDARFNVSRCAVMTVALQHHPELLWEGTRDRLHQPYRADVLPVTAEWVNRLRNKGYAAYLSGAGPTVMVLSTEPVDESVLNDAREAGLRVLPLEVAQPVSVTVS
- a CDS encoding long-chain fatty-acid--CoA ligase yields the protein MLSTMQPIPLNLAQILTYGSKIHAETKVSTFEGDAMQETTFAEIAARAAALAHALHDELGITADQRIASMMYNCAEHLETLFAVGCMGAVFNPLNKQLMNDQIRHIINHAEDQVIVADQRLAKQLGTILNEGCPSVRSVIFIGRDDIAAAARFIPNNITCYSYEALLDGRSTIYDWPVIEENNAVAICYSTGTTGAPKGVVYSHRALYLQCMNLRTTDSLAVTHGQSFLCCVPLYHILSWCVPVAAFMSGTPLVFPGADVSGPSLAKIIATALPRVAHGVPTLWIQLMVHYMRHSPERMSLQEIYVGGSAVPPILIKLWEERYGVDVVHIWGMTETLGIGTVARPPSGVSGETRRSYRVSQGRFPASLEYRVVSDGEVMSATDRNQGEIQVRGNWVTTRYYHSHSEEGTGPASMFRDHHVEDAPGQFTSDGWLRTGDVGSVTRDGFLTIHDRARDVIRSGGEWIYSAMLENEIMAAAVVVEAAVIGYPDPKWGERPLAVTVVSPDIPRNHETAERLRSRLRDTFPNWMVPEYWAFVDSIDKTSVGKFDKIDLRKHVADGDYEIISLLGPGHSDEDSPQ
- the prfA gene encoding peptide chain release factor 1, whose protein sequence is MAQVSAVDDIVSEYQGIEAQMADPETMGDQMLFRKLSKRYSELQPIINVNNKLVQARDDLEVAKEMAHEDHEFQDEAARLESEVVVLEEQLADLLAPRDPHDGDDIVMEVKAGAGGEEAALFASEIVRMYQRYADKHGFAVEVLDSSESDLGGVKDMTLSIRSKTPSRDGAWSVFKFEGGVHRVQRVPVTESQGRIQTSAAGVLVYPEPDEVAEIEIDDKDLRIDVYRSSGKGGQGVNTTDSAVRITHLPTGLVVTCQKERSQIQNKARAMQVLAARLQAMAEEQAEAEAAEGRAAQIRTMDRSERIRTYNWPENRISDHRIGFKANNLDSVLNGELDDLFTALRAAERAERLEAE